The Lactuca sativa cultivar Salinas chromosome 2, Lsat_Salinas_v11, whole genome shotgun sequence genome includes a window with the following:
- the LOC111912169 gene encoding 40S ribosomal protein S17 — protein MGRVRTKTVKKSSRLVIERYYSKMTLDFHTNKKILEEVAIIPSKRLRNKIAGFSTHLMKRIQKGPVRGISLKLQEEERERRMDFVPDESAIKTDRVEVDKETIELLASLGMSELPGIVLKEDTPLVSTTIPGGYGGGRGGYGGGAGRRY, from the coding sequence ATGGGTCGCGTCCGTACCAAAACCGTCAAGAAATCCTCTCGCCTTGTAATCGAGCGTTACTACTCCAAAATGACCTTGGATTTCCACACCAACAAGAAGATCTTGGAAGAAGTTGCCATCATTCCGTCAAAGCGCCTCCGCAACAAGATCGCCGGATTCTCAACTCATCTAATGAAGCGTATCCAGAAGGGTCCAGTGAGAGGCATCTCACTCAAGCTACAGGAGGAAGAGAGAGAGCGCCGTATGGACTTCGTCCCCGACGAATCCGCCATTAAGACTGACCGTGTTGAGGTCGATAAGGAGACAATTGAATTGCTTGCTTCTTTGGGTATGAGTGAGCTTCCTGGGATTGTTCTCAAGGAGGATACTCCTTTGGTTTCCACAACGATACCCGGTGGATATGGCGGTGGTCGTGGTGGATATGGTGGCGGAGCTGGAAGGAGGTACTGA